One Prunus dulcis chromosome 8, ALMONDv2, whole genome shotgun sequence DNA window includes the following coding sequences:
- the LOC117636930 gene encoding ABC transporter G family member 9-like: MEKEMLDIEIQTATEAPAIFKEAIRPVTLKFEDVVYKIKQNNSTNNEEKVILNGVSGLVQPGEILAMLGPSGSGKTTLITALGGRLGGRLSGAITYNKKSFSNAMKRNTGFVTQDDFLYPHLTVTETLFYTALLRLPNTLSKAKKTMQAEAVIIQLELTKCKNSVVGGEFLRGVSGGERRRVSIGQELLINPSLLFLDEPTSGLDSTTAQQIVSALWDLASGGRTIVMTIHQPSSRIFYMFHKVVLLSEGNCLYFGKVSEVMDYFSGIGYIPLVAMNPADFLLDLANGLAPDGSHENKSKVKQSLTLAYKHNRLYNLKAQLQGEQLQETNSSHFQDGSEDKNFAKWPTTWWQQFSVLLRRGLKERRHESFSGSQINQVVAVALLAGLLWWQSNISHLQDRTGLLFFMSEFWGFFPLLQAIFTFPQERKMLEKERSSGTYMLSSYFISRIVADLPMELALPTLFVTITYWMAGLKPTAGHFFHTLLVLLLSVLVAQGMGLALGALIMDQKKAAVLASVLMVSFQLAGGFFVQHVPAFIAWIKYISIINYSYKLLLGSQYNENDTYLCDSGVCLVRDFPSIKHVGLSGQIGAAVALAIMLVGWRLIAYLALMRTGL; this comes from the exons ATGGAGAAAGAAATGTTGGATATAGAGATTCAAACTGCTACTGAAGCTCCAGCTATCTTCAAGGAAGCCATTCGACCCGTCACATtgaag TTTGAAGACGTGGTTTACAAGATCAAACAGAATAATAGTACCAATAACGAAGAGAAAGTGATCTTAAACGGTGTCTCAGGCCTCGTTCAACCGGGGGAAATCCTCGCCATGCTCGGTCCCTCCGGGAGTGGCAAAACGACTCTCATAACCGCACTCGGAGGCCGGCTAGGCGGTCGACTCAGTGGCGCCATAACctacaacaaaaaatcattCTCAAACGCAATGAAAAGAAACACGGGCTTTGTAACCCAAGACGACTTTCTCTACCCCCACTTGACGGTCACCGAAACCCTATTCTACACAGCCCTTCTTCGCTTGCCCAACACGCTATCGAAAGCCAAGAAGACTATGCAAGCTGAGGCCGTGATTATACAACTGGAGTTAACCAAGTGCAAGAACAGCGTTGTTGGGGGTGAGTTCTTGAGGGGTGTTTCGGGTGGGGAGAGAAGAAGGGTTAGCATAGGCCAAGAATTACTCATAAACCCTAGCTTGCTCTTCTTGGATGAGCCCACGTCGGGACTCGATTCGACGACGGCGCAGCAGATTGTGTCAGCATTGTGGGATTTGGCAAGTGGAGGaagaacaattgtgatgaccATACATCAACCTTCAAGTAGGATTTTCTACATGTTTCATAAGGTGGTGTTGTTATCGGAAGGGAATTGTTTATATTTCGGAAAAGTATCGGAGGTCATGGACTATTTTTCGGGCATTGGCTATATACCATTGGTAGCTATGAATCCTGCGGATTTTCTATTGGACCTTGCCAATg GTCTGGCACCTGATGGATCGCATGAAAACAAGAGCAAGGTGAAGCAGAGCCTAACCTTGGCCTATAAGCACAACcgtttatataatttgaaagcTCAACTTCAAGGGGAGCAACTTCAAGAAACTAACTCCAGCCATTTTCAAGATGGATCAGAAGACAAGAACTTTGCGAAATGGCCCACTACTTGGTGGCAGCAATTCTCTGTGTTGCTTAGGAGAGGACTGAAAGAGAGGAGGCACGAGTCCTTCTCTGGTAGCCAGATTAACCAGGTTGTAGCGGTGGCTCTTCTTGCTGGGCTACTATGGTGGCAGTCAAATATTTCCCACTTGCAGGATCGG ACTGGGCTTCTCTTCTTTATGTCTGAATTTTGGGGGTTTTTCCCTCTGCTCCAAGCAATTTTCACCTTCCCCCAAGAGCGCAAGATGCTTGAAAAGGAAAGATCTTCAGGCACATACATGCTCTCCTCGTATTTCATATCAAGGATTGTTGCTGATCTCCCCATGGAGCTTGCCCTTCCAACCCTATTTGTCACCATAACATATTGGATGGCAGGGCTCAAACCCACAGCAGGACACTTTTTCCACACCTTGCTTGTTCTGCTACTCAGTGTGTTAGTGGCTCAAGGCATGGGGCTTGCTCTTGGGGCTCTGATAATGGACCAAAAAAAGGCCGCAGTACTTGCATCAGTCCTCATGGTGTCATTTCAGCTAGCTGGAGGTTTTTTTGTTCAACATGTTCCTGCTTTCATTGCTTGGATCAAATACATTTCCATCATTAACTACTCATACAAGCTCTTGCTGGGGTCTCAATACAATGAAAATGACACTTACCTATGTGATAGTGGGGTTTGCTTGGTTAGAGATTTCCCAAGTATAAAACATGTTGGGCTTAGTGGACAAATAGGTGCAGCGGTTGCTTTGGCCATAATGCTTGTGGGTTGGAGGCTAATTGCTTATTTAGCTCTCATGAGGACTGGGTTGTAG